The following proteins come from a genomic window of Oncorhynchus masou masou isolate Uvic2021 chromosome 25, UVic_Omas_1.1, whole genome shotgun sequence:
- the LOC135513737 gene encoding myosin heavy chain, fast skeletal muscle-like — protein MSTDAEMQIYGKAAIYLRKPEKERMEAQAAPFDSKNACYVSDTKELYLKGLVTARADGKCTVTVTNPNGTKEEGKEFKEADVYQMNPPKYNKIEDMAMMTYLNEASVLYNLKERYAAWMIYTYSGLFCATVNPYKWLPVYDMEVVNAYRGKKRMEAPPHIFSVSDNAFQFMQIDNENQSVLITGESGAGKTVNTKRVIQYFATIAVSGAKKEVDPNKMQGSLEDQIIAANPLLEAYGNAKTVRNDNSSRFGKFIRIHFQGGKLAKADIETYLLEKSRVSFQLPDERGYHIFFQMMTNHKPEIVEMSLITTNPYDFPMCSQGQITVASINDKEELDATDDAITILGFTNEEKMGIYKLTGAVLHHGNLKFKQKQREEQAEPDGTDVADKIGYLLGLNSAEMLKALCYPRVKVGNEYVTKGQTVPQVNNSVSALAKSIYERMFLWMVIRINEMLDTKNPRQFYIGVLDIAGFEIFDYNSMEQLCINFTNEKLQQFFNHTMFVLEQEEYKKEGIIWAFIDFGMDLAACIELIEKPLGIFSILEEECMFPKSSDTTFKDKLYAQHLGKTKAFEKPKPAKGKAEAHFSLVHYAGTVDYNITGWLEKNKDPLNDSVIQLYGKSTVKLLAALYPAAPPEGKTNTTKKGGKKKGGSMQTVSSQFRENLHKLMTNLRSTHPHFVRCLIPNESKTPGLMENFLVIHQLRCNGVLEGIRICRKGFPSRIIYADFKQRYKVLNASVIPEGQFMDNKKASEKLLGSIDVNHEDYKFGHTKVFFKAGLLGVLEEMRDEKLASLVGMVQALSRGFLMRREFTKMMERRDSVFTIQYNIRSFMNVKTWPWMKVYFKIKPLLKSAETEKELANMKENYEKMTSDLAKALATKKQLEEKMVSMVQERADLALQVASDSENLTDAEERCEGLIKSKIQLEAKLKETTERLEDEEEMNAELTAKKRKLEDECSELKKDIDDLELTLAKVEKEKHASENKVKNLTEEMVSMDESVAKLTKEKKALQEAHQQTLDDLQAEEDKVNTLTKAKTKLEQQVDDLEGSLEQEKKLRMDLERAKRKLEGDLKLAQESIMDLENDKQQSDEKIKKKEFETSQLLSKIEDEQSLGAQLQKKIKELQARIEELEEEIEAERAARAKVEKQRADLSRELEEISERLEEAGGATAAQIEMNKKREVEFQKLRRDLEESTLQHEATAAALRKKQADSVAELGEQIDNLQRIKQKLEKEKSEYKMEIDDLSSNMEAVAKAKGNLEKMCRTLEDQLSEFKTKNDENVRQVNDISGQRARLLTENGEFGRQLEEKEALVSQLTRVKQAFTQQVEEMKRLIEEEVKAKNALSHSVQSARHDCDLLREQFEEEQEAKAELQRGMSKANSEVAQWRTKYETDAIQRTEELEEAKKKLAQRLQEAEETIEATNSKCASLEKTKQRLQGEVEDLMIDVERANTMAANLDKKQRNFDKVLAEWKQKFEEGQAELEGAQKEARSMSTELFKMKNSYEEALDHLETLKRENKNLQQEISDLTEQIGETGKSIQELEKAKKTVETEKSEIQTALEEAEGTLEHEESKILRLQLELNQIKGEVDRKIAEKDEEMEQIKRNSQRVVDSMQSTLDSEVRSRNDALRVKKKMEGDLNEMEIQLSHANRQAAESQKQLRNVQGQLKDAQLHLDDAVRASEDMKEQAAMVERRNGLMVAEIEELRVALEQTERGRKVAETELVDASERVGLLHSQNTSLLNTKKKLETDLVQVQGEVDDIVQEARNAEEKAKKAITDAAMMAEELKKEQDTSSHLERMKKNLEVTVKDLQHRLDEAENLAIKGGKKQLQKLESRVRELETEVEAEQRRGVDVVKGVRKYERRVKELTYQTEEDKKNVNRLQDLVDKLQMKVKAYKRQAEEAEEAANSHMSKLRKVQHELEEAEERADIAETQVNKLRAKTREGGKGKEAAE, from the exons ATGAGTACGGACGCGGAGATGCAAATCTACGGCAAGGCTGCCATATACCTCCGAAAGccggagaaagagaggatggaggcaCAAGCCGCACCCTTTGATTCAAAGAATGCTTGCTATGTGTCAGACACCAAAGAGCTGTACCTTAAAGGTTTGGTCACTGCCAGGGCTGACGGAAAGTGTACCGTGACAGTCACAAATCCTAACGGCACCAAGGAG GAAGGAAAAGAGTTCAAAGAGGCAGACGTCTACCAGATGAACCCCCCCAAGTACAACAAGATTGAGGACATGGCCATGATGACCTACCTGAACGAAGCCTCTGTGTTGTATAACCTCAAAGAGCGTTATGCAGCATGGATGATCTAT ACCTACTCTGGGCTGTTCTGTGCCACGGTGAACCCCTACAAGTGGCTCCCTGTGTACGACATGGAGGTTGTTAATGCCtacagagggaagaagaggatggAGGCTCCACCCCatatcttctctgtctctgacaaCGCCTTCCAGTTCATGCAGATTG ATAACGAGAACCAGTCTGTCCTGATCAC TGGAGAATCCGGTGCAGGAAAGACTGTCAACACCAAGCGTGTCATCCAGTACTTTGCCACCATTGCAGTGTCTGGTGCCAAGAAGGAAGTAGACCCCAACAAAATGCAG GGGTCTCTTGAGGATCAGATCATTGCAGCTAACCCTCTGCTGGAGGCTTACGGTAATGCCAAGACAGTGAGGAACGACAACTCGTCTCGCTTT GGTAAATTCATCAGGATTCACTTCCAAGGAGGAAAACTGGCTAAAGCTGACATTGAGACCT ACCTCCTGGAGAAGTCCCGAGTGTCCTTCCAGCTGCCCGATGAAAGAGGCTACCACATCTTCTTCCAGATGATGACCAATCACAAACCTGAGATAGTTG AAATGTCGCTCATCACCACCAACCCCTACGACTTCCCCATGTGCAGTCAGGGTCAGATCACGGTGGCCAGCATCAACGACAAGGAAGAGCTGGATGCCACAGAC GATGCCATTACCATCCTGGGCTTCACTAATGAGGAGAAGATGGGCATCTACAAGCTGACAGGAGCTGTGCTGCACCATGGAAACTTGAAATTCAAGCAGAAGCAGCGTGAGGAGCAGGCCGAGCCAGACGGCACAGACG TGGCTGATAAAATCGGCTACCTGCTGGGCCTGAACTCAGCTGAGATGCTGAAGGCTCTGTGCTACCCCAGAGTGAAGGTCGGCAACGAGTACGTGACCAAGGGACAGACTGTGCCTCAG GTTAATAACTCAGTCTCGGCTCTGGCCAAGTCCATCTACGAGAGGATGTTCTTGTGGATGGTCATCCGTATCAACGAGATGTTGGACACCAAGAATCCAAGGCAGTTCTATATCGGCGTGCTGGATATTGCCGGGTTTGAGATCTTTGAT TACAACAGCATGGAGCAGCTGTGCATCAACTTCACCAATGAGAAACTGCAAcagtttttcaaccacaccatgTTCGTCCTGGAACAAGAGGAGTACAAGAAGGAGGGAATCATCTGGGCTTTCATTGACTTTGGCATGGACTTGGCTGCCTGCATTGAGCTTATTGAGAAG CCATTGGGCATCTTCTCCATCCTTGAAGAGGAGTGCATGTTCCCCAAGTCTTCAGACACTACCTTCAAGGACAAGCTGTACGCCCAGCATCTTGGCAAAACCAAGGCGTTTGAGAAGCCCAAGCCTGCCAAAGGCAAGGCAGAGGCCCACTTCTCCCTGGTGCACTACGCCGGTACTGTGGACTACAACATCACTGGCTGGCTGGAGAAGAACAAGGATCCCCTGAACGACTCAGTTATTCAGCTGTACGGGAAGTCCACAGTCAAACTTTTGGCTGCTCTGTACCCTGCTGCCCCACCAGAGGGTAAGACTA ATACAACCAAGAAAGGAGGCAAGAAGAAGGGTGGTTCCATGCAGACTGTGTCGTCCCAGTTCAGG GAGAACTTACATAAGCTGATGACCAACTTGAGGAGCACTCATCCTCACTTTGTGCGCTGCCTGATCCCCAACGAGTCAAAGACTCCAG GTCTGATGGAGAACTTCCTGGTTATCCACCAGCTCAGGTGTAACGGTGTTCTGGAGGGGATCAGGATCTGCAGGAAGGGATTCCCCAGTAGAATCATCTATGCTGACTTCAAGCAGAg GTACAAAGTACTGAATGCCAGCGTCATCCCTGAGGGCCAGTTCATGGACAACAAGAAGGCTTCTGAGAAGCTGCTTGGGTCCATTGATGTGAATCACGAGGAttacaagtttggacacaccaag GTGTTCTTCAAAGCCGGCCTGCTGGGCGTcttggaggagatgagagatgagaagcTGGCCTCTCTGGTCGGCATGGTCCAGGCTCTCAGCCGTGGATTCCTGATGAGGAGAGAGTTCACCAagatgatggagaggag AGATTCCGTCTTCACCATCCAGTACAACATCCGTTCATTCATGAATGTGAAAACCTGGCCGTGGATGAAGGTGTACTTCAAGATCAAGCCCCTGCTGAAGAGCGCGGAGACGGAGAAGGAGCTGGCCAACATGAAGGAGAACTATGAGAAGATGACGTCGGACCTGGCCAAGGCTCTGGCCACCAAGAAGCAGTTGGAGGAGAAGATGGTCTCCATGGTGCAGGAGAGGGCAGACCTGGCGCTCCAAGTAGCATCT GATTCAGAGAATCTGACTGATGCTGAGGAAAGGTGCGAGGGGCTCATCAAGAGCAAGATCCAGCTGGAGGCCAAACTCAAAGAGACGACCGAGAggctggaggatgaggaggagatgaaTGCTGAGTTGACTGCCAAGAAGAGGAAGCTGGAGGATGAGTGCTCTGAGCTGAAGAAGGACATTGATGACCTGGAGCTCACCTTGgccaaagtggagaaggagaagcACGCCAGTGAAAACAAG GTTAAAAACCTGACAGAGGAGATGGTGTCTATGGATGAGAGTGTTGCCAAGCTGACCAAGGAGAAGAAAGCCCTCCAAGAGGCCCACCAGCAGACACTGGACGACCTGCAGGCAGAGGAGGACAAAGTCAACACTCTGACCAAGGCCAAGACCAAGCTGGAACAGCAAGTGGATGAC CTTGAGGGTTCTCTGGAGCAAGAGAAGAAGCTCCGTATGGACCTTGAGAGAGCCAAGAGAAAGCTGGAGGGAGATCTGAAACTGGCCCAGGAGTCCATAATGGACCTGGAGAATGACAAGCAGCAGTCTGATGAGAAAATCAAGAA GAAGGAGTTTGAGACCAGCCAGCTCCTCAGCAAGATAGAGGATGAACAGTCTCTGGGAGCTCAGCTGCAGAAGAAGATCAAGGAACTGCAG GCCCGTAttgaggagctggaggaggaaaTTGAGGCTGAGCGTGCTGCCAGGGCCAAGGTTGAGAAGCAGAGGGCCGATCTCTCCAGGGAACTTGAGGAGATCAGTGAGAGGCTAGAGGAGGCCGGAGGCGCCACTGCTGCTCAGATTGAGATGAACAAGAAACGCGAGGTTGAGTTCCAGAAGCTGCGTCGTGATCTTGAAGAGTCCACCCTGCAGCATGAGGCCACAGCCGCCGCTCTGCGCAAGAAGCAGGCCGACAGTGTGGCTGAGCTCGGGGAGCAGATCGACAACCTGCAGCGCATCAAGCAgaagctggagaaggagaagagcgAGTATAAGATGGAGATTGATGACCTCTCCAGCAACATGGAGGCCGTCGCCAAGGCTAAG GGCAATCTGGAGAAGATGTGTCGTACTCTTGAGGACCAGCTGAGCGAGTTCAAGACTAAGAATGATGAGAATGTTCGCCAGGTCAACGACATCAGCGGGCAGAGGGCCAGACTCCTGACAGAAAATG GTGAGTTTGGCCGCCAGCTGGAAGAGAAGGAAGCCCTGGTCTCTCAGCTGACCAGAGTTAAACAGGCCTTCACCCAGCAGGTTGAGGAGATGAAGAGGCTGATTGAGGAGGAGGTAAAG gCTAAAAACGCACTGTCCCACAGTGTCCAGTCTGCCCGCCATGACTGTGACCTTCTAAGAGAGCAGtttgaggaggagcaggaggccaAGGCAGAGCTGCAGCGCGGCATGTCCAAGGCCAACAGTGAGGTGGCTCAGTGGAGGACTAAGTATGAAACTGATGCCATCCAACGCacagaggagctggaggaggccaA GAAGAAGCTGGCCCAGCGTCTGCAGGAGGCGGAGGAGACCATTGAGGCAACCAACTCCAAGTGTGCCTCCCTGGAGAAGACCAAGCAGAGActgcagggagaggtggaggacctCATGATTGACGTTGAGAGAGCCAACACGATGGCCGCCAACCTCGACAAGAAGCAGAGGAACTTTGACAAG GTTCTGGCAGAGTGGAAGCAGAAGTTTGAGGAGGGTCAGGCTGAGCTGGAAGGAGCTCAGAAGGAGGCTCGCTCTATGAGCACTGAACTCTTCAAGATGAAGAACTCCTACGAGGAGGCTCTGGATCATCTGGAGactctgaagagagagaacaagaacctGCAAC agGAGATCTCTGACCTGACTGAGCAGATTGGAGAGACTGGCAAGAGCATCCAGGAGCTGGAGAAGGCCAAGAAGACCGTGGAGACAGAGAAGTCTGAGATCCAGACCGCTCTGGAGGAGGCTGAG GGAACACTGGAGCACGAGGAATCTAAGATTCTGCGTTTGCAGCTGGAGCTGAACCAGATCAAGGGTGAGGTGGACAGGAAGATtgctgagaaggacgaggagatgGAGCAGATCAAGAGGAACAGCCAGAGGGTGGTTGACTCCATGCAGAGCACCCTGGACTCAGAGGTCAGGAGCAGGAATGACGCCCTGAGGgtgaagaagaagatggagggagaccTGAATGAGATGGAGATCCAGCTGAGCCACGCCAACAGGCAGGCCGCTGAGTCCCAGAAACAGCTGAGGAACGTCCAGGGACAGCTCAAG GATGCCCAATTGCACCTTGATGACGCCGTCCGTGCCTCAGAGGACATGAAGGAGCAGGCAGCCATGGTGGAGCGCAGAAACGGTCTGATGGTGGCTGAAATCGAGGAGCTGAGAGTTGCtctggagcagacagagagaggccgcAAAGTGGCTGAGACTGAGCTGGTAGACGCCAGCGAGCGTGTTGGACTTCTGCACTCCCAG AACACCAGCCTTCTGAACACTAAGAAGAAGCTGGAGACTGACCTAGTGCAggtgcagggagaggtggacgaCATCGTCCAGGAGGCCAGGAACGCAGAGGAGAAGGCCAAGAAGGCCATCACTGAC GCGGCCATGATGGCTGAGGAGCTGAAGAAGGAGCAGGACACCAGCTCTCACctggagaggatgaagaagaacctGGAGGTCACAGTCAAGGACCTGCAGCACCGTCTGGATGAGGCTGAGAATCTGGCCATAAAGGGAGGCAAGAAGCAGCTCCAGAAACTGGAGTCCAGG GTGCGTGAGCTCGAGACTGAGGTGGAGGCTGAGCAGAGAAGAGGTGTAGACGTGGTCAAGGGAGTCCGCAAGTATGAGCGCAGAGTCAAGGAGCTCACCTACCAG actgaggaggataAGAAGAACGTTAACAGACTTCAGGACCTGGTAGATAAGCTGCAGATGAAAGTGAAGGCCTACAAGAGGCAGGCCGAGGAAGCG GAGGAAGCAGCCAATAGCCACATGTCTAAGCTCCGGAAGGTTCAGCATGAgctggaggaggctgaggagcGTGCTGACATCGCTGAGACTCAGGTCAACAAGCTCAGAGCCAAGACCCGCGAAGGTGGAAAG GGCAAGGAAGCTGCTGAATAA